TTAGAAAAGTGTCATATATCACAAAAACACCGAGTTTCTTTCCAAAAAATTCGAATTGTTGTGTTTATTATGAATGAAGTAATAGGATCATAGGCTAATGATTGATCTTGAAGTTCCTACATGAAGGGCTCCACGTAGTTCTTGATTTTTTTAACGCTTCTCTCGGCTGGACGAATATTCAAGTGTTGACCGAATATGGTGAACTGCATGTTGCCCACTTTCATTCCAAAGACGCACTCGCTCTTGGGAATCGTCCTCAGCCGATGATCCTTGCCGAGGAGCTTCAACACGTTCTTGGTGTCCATGAGACAGATCCCAGCTAAATCCTCCAGGGTGCGGCACTTGGATTGGACGACTTTCAGCTTGGCGCCGTGCAGATCTAGTTTAACCAGCTGGCGGCTGAACTCTTCGTAACGAGGATCGTGCACTTCCGGCACCTGGTCTCCCTCCTTAAGTTCCAGGTGCTCGCGGACATATCCCTTCCACAGGTGGTGAAGTGGCAGGGCTTCCTCGTACTTCATCTGCTTGGTGGGCAGGGTATTTAGTCCGAGCTTGGCGTACTCCTTGCGACTGAGAATCCCAGATTTGTGAGCGCGGCGCTTGCGGGAAAGCTGCTTCTTGATCTTCGTGCCCTCCAGCATGGTGATGTGGTCGGGATTTATGTTCACATTCATCCGGTGGTGCGGAATGACGAGGTCGGTGACAAACTCCTTGTAATCATTCGTCGCGGGGTccattgtttttaaatttgtatcaTCACATGGATGATCCAGCTGATCACAACAAACCGAATTAGTGATGGGACCCTATAATTATCGCTACAAGTTATCGACAGGTGCTCTGTTCTGGGCAGCACATCGGCGACGTTGCCAGATCGTTCGCATCAACGATGGTTCGCATAAAAAATaggtaaatatttaccaaTATATTTAGAATTTCCATTATTAAACCGTTAAAAAACAGATATATTGCGGTGCAGATTGTGCCCTTCACACCCACACAATCACTGCGACTCAATGACAACAGCCTGGCCAAAGTCCTCCTGCAAAACGTGGAGAAATACTATGGGGTCTACGGCCTAGGAGTGATCGAGCAGGGATTCCGGGTGAAGTACATCAATGATCGCACCAAAATAGCCATCATACGTTGCCTCCATCGTGGTCAACGCTTTGTGTCCAGCATTTTGCCATTAATTACTCTGGTAGGTCTTATTTATACACCTATAAGCCAGCATTACAAACATGGTTTTCCAGATTGGAGATGTACGGGCCAAGTTTAGGACCCTCTATATCGGTGCCACCATTATCCAGTGCAACAAGTTCATAGTCAAGCACCAGAAGCAGTTCCTGGACCGAGCCATGGGTCAGATTACGTCCGCCAAGGAGCGACAGGATCTCTTCAAGCGAGTGATGGAGCTCGACATGGACAGATAACACACAGAGTTTTCGTTTAGCGTATAATTAAGTAATTATAGTACACGGTTTTCTTGCAGAAAACTGTTCTCACAAGTCGACTAAAATGTAGACccatatttttggtattaaaCTAAACTTCGATGAGGAATTTGCGACTCGGCGAACGTGCAACCTTGGCGCCGATCTGCTTTAATCTCTGCCGGATGTCGGCTACCGTGAGCTTGTTCTTCTTGCTGTAGACATTGAGGTATATGCCCAGGACAACGATAAGTCCGGACCACAGATATCTGTCAATGAAATTGTTAAGTCAAGGAGAGATTCAAGGGGTAAAGTTTAAGATATACTGACTGCATCGTAAAGGGCTTGCTGAAGAGCACAAAGGAAAAGGCTATTGTCACCGCCTTGCGTGCGGTGGTCACGGTAGCGGCTATGGGAGCACCACTACTTCTCACCAGAGCCAGCACGAATTGGATGCCCAGGTATCCCGACAAACTAAACAGGAAGCCATACCCAAACGTCTCCAAGGGGTGCTATAAAGAAATCAAGTTAAATGTGATACATCAAGAAACAACTCCTTTACCCACCTCCAAGCAGAAGGCGAAGCCGCTGAAGAAGTTGCCGGTAACCAGCATGATCACAAATAGGTACACGAAACCCAAGCCGTAGGAGTAGAAGACAACCTCGCTGCTGGGCGCCTTGTGCTCCCGCATGGCCTTCTCCTGCACATTTCCAATGGCCGCATCGCAGAGCAGTGCTCCGGAAATCATGGCCACGCCCAGCAGATTGAAATTGGGCGTCATCTGAGAGTCGGCCAGCGTGAACCAGGCCAATCCGATGCACATGCAGGTGGCGGCCGCAAAGTCAAGCAGTCCGTAGCGCTTGCCCTGGATAAGGATGCTGCCCACCAGGACGGGAATGAGTTTGCAGCACTTAAAGATCACCTGGGTGGGATAGTTCAGGTAGCCGAGACTGGAGTTGGACAGACCCATGGTGCCCAAGGTGAGGGCGGCCAACACCAGGTAGGTTTTCATGGGAATGCAACGTGGCTCTGGCTCAATGTTCCAGAAGGAACCACCGCTTATCCGATAGCCCTCCAGCCGCCGTTCCACCAGGCCAAAGCCAATGTAGTAGCCAAACTGGACGAGGGTTAGGAACCATCCGTAGGGCTTGAATCCTTCTACGGTGAATATGAGCTCCTGCAGATAGCCGTAGAGGATGTACAGGATAAAGACGCCGGCACAGCTAAGCAGGAACTGGGTGGTACGATTGTAGAACGTGAGGTCGAAACACAGGATTCGCAGTTCCGGTGGCGTTTCCGATGAGGAGGACTTCCGCTGCGAGGGCGGCGAACTTCCCGCCGACGGGCCATTATTGATGGTGATAACGCTCCCAGAACTATCAGCCATTCTGCTCCCCATGGGCTTGTGAGTGTGGGCGATTTTATATACACACTATGTAGTGGCGTATCTGATTGATAGTGGGACGGGGACCGTGTAACCTAATGCCACGCTATCCGCGGAGTTGTCGGCTTAACGTAGAGATTTGTCATGCCTCCTCGAATGCTGCATTGACTACAGGCGGGCGTGGTGATATATTTTCAGTGCTTATCGCGCTGTCTGCAAATATAAACGAGGATTGTTTATCacttaaaaactattttcccAGAACTAGAGATGTGCATGTTGCGTTATTAGTTTGCGATATTAATCGAATCACAAAAAACATGGTAGGGGCCATAAACAGGGTGGCAACTCTGCTGCTACCGGCTTTGGGcatttttaactaaaatataCTTTCTTTTACAGACTTTCGGGTTAAATtgcttttcatttattttaaactataGTTTCAGTAGGAGAAGAGCACCTAAAAACTAAGAAAAGCATAATAACCAAACAGAATTATATTCGAGTGGCTAGTGTGACCCTAAACGAACGTGTTATTTTGAGAGTGCTAAGAGACGGTCACACTGTAAGGAAAAAGAAGAATAAGCAGTGAAAAGTGCCGCtggaaaattgtaaaaagtgATGCATTTAGGAATTTTACAAGGATAATAGTGTTTAAAAGCAGGCTCAAAATGGACGTGCAGCCGCCGCGTGGTGAGTAAAACTGTTCAAACGAGCTTTGATGCCGTTTCGGAGGAGCACGTTCTGCGCCCAGTTagaccaacacacacacacacagcacaaCCTTTGATATGCTGAGAATTTATgcgaaaaaattgttttccttgCAGACGCCAGTTTACGCAATATTATTGACAAACTGGCCGAGTTTGTGGCCAGAAACGGACCCGAGTTCGAGGCCATAAccaagcagaagcagcagaaCAACCCAAAGTTCGAGTTCCTGTACGGCGGGGAGTTCGCCAGCTACTACCAGTTTAGGGTGGCAGCGGAGCAGACGCGTAAGTGGGGTCTCCGACAAACGAGGAGGGATCCTTAGTAACCCCTTTTTTACTACCCATGCAGTGCTGAAGCAGCAGGGCATTAACCAGCAACTGCCGCCGGGCGGTCAGCCCGGCCACTACATGCAGCAGCCGCCGCCAATGCAGCAGTCCCAGCCACCCGGCCACTATGCGCCACCCAATCAGCAGCCACAGCACCCGCCAGAAAACGCACAAGATAGCATGCAACAGCAATCGCAGCACCAGTGGCCTCCCAATTCTGGCAACGGCGGTCCGCCCGGTATGCAGCAGGCCAACGGCAATGCCATGGCCATGAATCTTACCTCCCAGCTGGACGGCATCAAGATGCAGCAAAAGACGCTGCGAGAACAGATCAAGCAATCCGAAGCGAATCTCTCCGCACAGCACACGGTAATTTGAAGTTGACAACGTCGGGGGTATCTCTATGTTCTATGCCAGCATATTTTTGGGAGATTAGAGCAGCTCAAGTGATCGAAGGAAAGATCACCACGTATTTATCACCCCTTTACTTGATCTTGACTGTCGGCAACTTTGTTATTCCCTTTAAGTCCTTATCTAATGCTGTTGAACAATCCGTTCAAAAGCACAAATGGCAGTCCCACTTTCTTTTGCAAGTTCCATTATACCTTCGTTTTAACTAATTCTCCCGCCATTTTATAAAGGGACccctattttttgtttatgtttaccTTAACACTTCCCTCCAAAAAAGTGTACGAGTTTTGCAGTCTTTTGTTGACTGTTTCACTCAACTCATAGTATTAACCCAAACTTGAGTTGTTGAAAGGCGCCCACTAGTTTTGTATTTAATCCAATTATCTTGGCCTGACTTTATTAGAAATGAAAATACtcttcaatatttttcttgtggGAACCACAGACTACTTTTCGAAATATCAATCCAGCTCTAGCCCTTCCCCTGGTTAATTCTCAATCGATCTACTCAGTCCCTGACCTGTAAATGCGAATAAGATAAAGTTAAATGTGTACTTTCAGCATTACCAAACTACAAACTCTATTTGCTATTATTTTAACTATTGAATTAACAATTTACAATGCTACATTAAATTTTTgctttattgtattttttgaaacataaaccaaaaaaaaaattaccaaaTCAAACCACTCTTCATACCAACTGACAAAAActgtataaaaccaaaaaaaaaaaaacgaatcccaaaatcaatttgtttgaAACGCTTGTCGACTTGAATACGAACTCGCGAAATGCGAATATGAATGTGAACATACCTTTGTGTGCCCAATGACCAAACTGATCTGATTCGAACGCATCCACCGCACCGCCAACCAACCAAATGAAACGACACCCACCTGTAGGCCCTGATGAACCAGAAGACGAAGCAGATCGAGGAGGCCATCGCGGCGGCGCAGACGACGCAGCAGGAGCAGATGGCCGGCGAGCAGGGCATTGTGCTGAGGGACTTCGATGGCGTGCTGCAGCCGATCATCGAATCCTGCACCAAGGACAGCATCTCTGCAGGTAAATATGAGTTCGGCGACCCGGCTGGACTCCATTATTGCTTGTTTGTAGTCTCGTAATCAGTCATATCTAAGTTAGCTAATGCGGCATTgctgcaaaacaaaaaacacacacactaaATGAATCCATACTACCTTTTGATTACTCCTTTAAACCTAATTTAATTTCGCCAGTGACAATGACAATATGAGTAACCCGTTTGATATTGCAATTTTAGGCAAGAACTGGATTTTACAGCATTCAACCGACAGCGCAAAAATCAATGTCGTTTTACAATATCTTTTAAAGAAGTATGCCTCAGTTTTATAATTAATGACCTTCAACatgtattaattaaattgtgtttCTTTCTTTCAACGAGTGAAATACTAACCAAACATACAAACAAAACGAAATATCGAAAAACAAGCAAGAGATGATCGATTGAGCGATTGAGACTCCCCCCGAGAGAGGCTCGAGATTGATTCGTTGATTCGTTTTCGAAAGATGTTATATGACCATGAGAGTAGAGTTCCCAGATCCGGAAGACTTATAGCTAGggccacacacccacacacacacatcatTTTACCTAATAAGTTTAACCATATAAACACGCACAACAACACACCAACACCGAGcagtcaaaaaaaaagaaaaccatcggacaaaaaacagaaaaattgaaaactaaaGAAGACCAACTAacaaaaaatcattatactTGCACAACAAGTACTTTTGGCAATGTTGTTGTGCATTCagaaaactagaaaaatatgtttttcgtttgttaatttatttttagggcTTTGGTCAATGGTTCAACGTTTCAGCAAAAATTGCatcttatatatttagttaatGATATACTGCACCACTGGTAAGTTCGCCCAGTCAATCGCTAGCTTAGAATAGTATTAAAAAGACACGGAACTAATCCACCGAGCAGTAACCCAGCTTAGTTGGTTAGTTTAGGTCACACTGCTACATACTCGGACAGAACTGGACGAAACTTGCACTCCCGACCTCGTACCGAAGACAGAAGACTTTAGCTTAGCCAGTTGGTGAGTCCTAAGTGCAACGATGTATTTACAGCATGCGCAAGAACATCAATGACTTGAAGAACAGCCTCGAGAACGTCGTCATTCCGATGTTCTGCAGCGCCGACTTGAGTATGTATTTTCCCTTTCGAACCTTTGACCTCGGATACCTAATGTTATTTTACGCACTCACCCCCAGTTGCCAGCAACGATCAGCGCCAAAAGCTGGCCAAGCTGCTGTCGCTGTGGGAGTCCAAGGCCAAGTTCTTCGATGCCTGCGTCATCTCGAAGCTGCAGTCACCGGACTCGTCGATGCAGGAGTACAAAACCAATCTGCAGAACATGTATCATGACATAGCCGCCAAGTTCACACAGCAAACGAAGGCCACACTAGATAAGTAAGTAACCTGAAGTTTGAGATCTCTATAGTTTGATCAACGTTAAGTCTTCCTTTTCAGCTACCAAAAACAGCATCAGATATTTATCCAGCATGCCAGCCAGCAAATTGGCCAGCTCGAGAAGCAGGCGCAGCATCTGGAGCAGCAGATAATGGTGGCTCAGAAGACGCAGCACCAACAGCCGCAGCACATGCTGCAACATCAAGGCCCTGGCGGCCCGCAGCAGAAGAATATACCATCGCTAATGTCCCACCGGATAGCTATGCCCGGTGACCGTGAGCACATGAACAACCAGGGGCCGCATGATCAGCAGCATCCTCAGGCGGGCAACAATATGTATCCAGGTGGTAACtaccatcagcagcagcagcagcctccGGGGAATCCCTTTGCGGATCCACGGGGACCGAACTTCTTCATTCCGGACATGTCAAAACCACCGCCAGGCTTTGCCGGGCCCATGCATCATCACAACCAGGGACCACCAATGGGCgtccatcagcagcagcagcagcaacatcaaccgCCTGGACAGTATCCTCCGATGCAGGGGCAGGGCGGCGGCAATGAACCACCTGTTGACCTGGGCGTTCTCAGTGCAGCCATTCAGGCCTGCTTGcagatgcagcagcaacaccatcCCGACGTCCCACAGCAGCAGggtcagcagcagcaccaacttcagcagcagcatcagcaacagcaccagcaacagcaacagcaacagcaccagcagcagcaacaaccaatGGCGGCCTATCCCCAGAATCTGGTCAGACCCGGGCAGCCAGCCAGCGTAGATCAGGACCTGGACCTGGATGTGCTCAATGCGGCCATTCGAGCGGTTATAACAAATAAACCCGAAGACGGTCCACCGGAAGATGgtcagcagccgcagcagtcCGGCGAGGGAGAATCTGGAGAAGCGGTTGCGATCGGAGAGCCGCAAATACCTACAGCGCCTTACTACGACTTGCCTGCGGGACTAATGGTGCCGCTTATTCGCCTGGAGGACTACAACTACAAGTCCCTCGA
This window of the Drosophila biarmipes strain raj3 chromosome 3L, RU_DBia_V1.1, whole genome shotgun sequence genome carries:
- the LOC108034410 gene encoding uncharacterized protein LOC108034410, with product MVRIKNRYIAVQIVPFTPTQSLRLNDNSLAKVLLQNVEKYYGVYGLGVIEQGFRVKYINDRTKIAIIRCLHRGQRFVSSILPLITLIGDVRAKFRTLYIGATIIQCNKFIVKHQKQFLDRAMGQITSAKERQDLFKRVMELDMDR
- the LOC108035233 gene encoding calcium homeostasis endoplasmic reticulum protein isoform X2, whose product is MKRHPPVGPDEPEDEADRGGHRGGADDAAGADGRRAGHCAEGLRWRAAADHRILHQGQHLCRALVNGSTFQQKLHLIYLVNDILHHCMRKNINDLKNSLENVVIPMFCSADLIASNDQRQKLAKLLSLWESKAKFFDACVISKLQSPDSSMQEYKTNLQNMYHDIAAKFTQQTKATLDNYQKQHQIFIQHASQQIGQLEKQAQHLEQQIMVAQKTQHQQPQHMLQHQGPGGPQQKNIPSLMSHRIAMPGDREHMNNQGPHDQQHPQAGNNMYPGGNYHQQQQQPPGNPFADPRGPNFFIPDMSKPPPGFAGPMHHHNQGPPMGVHQQQQQQHQPPGQYPPMQGQGGGNEPPVDLGVLSAAIQACLQMQQQHHPDVPQQQGQQQHQLQQQHQQQHQQQQQQQHQQQQQPMAAYPQNLVRPGQPASVDQDLDLDVLNAAIRAVITNKPEDGPPEDGQQPQQSGEGESGEAVAIGEPQIPTAPYYDLPAGLMVPLIRLEDYNYKSLDPADIRLPAPAPQSERLTNALNAFYSAPSHDRPRDTEGWEKLGLYEYYKVKNAARKQKEEEIKEGIREKSRSPSPIVLEKPPPKKSNKRVYRSKSRSRSRSHTPPHRNRSRTRSRSRSRSVERSTTPPPTNRSRAGGGGGGGSSRKGRNRSPRHDRDNNSSNNRENRVERSNSNSSNNGNSTNLRRVERDRSPTPPSFLGSTFAKPQEFIEESNKGHQMLMKMGWAGTGTGLGSKNQGIDTPISGGEVRDRREMYKGVGANMHDPFESFRKNKGAAFAHRMRSRDDKS
- the LOC108035233 gene encoding calcium homeostasis endoplasmic reticulum protein isoform X1 — protein: MDVQPPRDASLRNIIDKLAEFVARNGPEFEAITKQKQQNNPKFEFLYGGEFASYYQFRVAAEQTLLKQQGINQQLPPGGQPGHYMQQPPPMQQSQPPGHYAPPNQQPQHPPENAQDSMQQQSQHQWPPNSGNGGPPGMQQANGNAMAMNLTSQLDGIKMQQKTLREQIKQSEANLSAQHTALMNQKTKQIEEAIAAAQTTQQEQMAGEQGIVLRDFDGVLQPIIESCTKDSISAGKNWILQHSTDSAKINVVLQYLLKKALVNGSTFQQKLHLIYLVNDILHHCMRKNINDLKNSLENVVIPMFCSADLIASNDQRQKLAKLLSLWESKAKFFDACVISKLQSPDSSMQEYKTNLQNMYHDIAAKFTQQTKATLDNYQKQHQIFIQHASQQIGQLEKQAQHLEQQIMVAQKTQHQQPQHMLQHQGPGGPQQKNIPSLMSHRIAMPGDREHMNNQGPHDQQHPQAGNNMYPGGNYHQQQQQPPGNPFADPRGPNFFIPDMSKPPPGFAGPMHHHNQGPPMGVHQQQQQQHQPPGQYPPMQGQGGGNEPPVDLGVLSAAIQACLQMQQQHHPDVPQQQGQQQHQLQQQHQQQHQQQQQQQHQQQQQPMAAYPQNLVRPGQPASVDQDLDLDVLNAAIRAVITNKPEDGPPEDGQQPQQSGEGESGEAVAIGEPQIPTAPYYDLPAGLMVPLIRLEDYNYKSLDPADIRLPAPAPQSERLTNALNAFYSAPSHDRPRDTEGWEKLGLYEYYKVKNAARKQKEEEIKEGIREKSRSPSPIVLEKPPPKKSNKRVYRSKSRSRSRSHTPPHRNRSRTRSRSRSRSVERSTTPPPTNRSRAGGGGGGGSSRKGRNRSPRHDRDNNSSNNRENRVERSNSNSSNNGNSTNLRRVERDRSPTPPSFLGSTFAKPQEFIEESNKGHQMLMKMGWAGTGTGLGSKNQGIDTPISGGEVRDRREMYKGVGANMHDPFESFRKNKGAAFAHRMRSRDDKS
- the LOC108035414 gene encoding adenosine 3'-phospho 5'-phosphosulfate transporter 2, with the protein product MGSRMADSSGSVITINNGPSAGSSPPSQRKSSSSETPPELRILCFDLTFYNRTTQFLLSCAGVFILYILYGYLQELIFTVEGFKPYGWFLTLVQFGYYIGFGLVERRLEGYRISGGSFWNIEPEPRCIPMKTYLVLAALTLGTMGLSNSSLGYLNYPTQVIFKCCKLIPVLVGSILIQGKRYGLLDFAAATCMCIGLAWFTLADSQMTPNFNLLGVAMISGALLCDAAIGNVQEKAMREHKAPSSEVVFYSYGLGFVYLFVIMLVTGNFFSGFAFCLEHPLETFGYGFLFSLSGYLGIQFVLALVRSSGAPIAATVTTARKAVTIAFSFVLFSKPFTMQYLWSGLIVVLGIYLNVYSKKNKLTVADIRQRLKQIGAKVARSPSRKFLIEV
- the LOC108035415 gene encoding ribonuclease P protein subunit p29, with product MDPATNDYKEFVTDLVIPHHRMNVNINPDHITMLEGTKIKKQLSRKRRAHKSGILSRKEYAKLGLNTLPTKQMKYEEALPLHHLWKGYVREHLELKEGDQVPEVHDPRYEEFSRQLVKLDLHGAKLKVVQSKCRTLEDLAGICLMDTKNVLKLLGKDHRLRTIPKSECVFGMKVGNMQFTIFGQHLNIRPAERSVKKIKNYVEPFM
- the LOC108035233 gene encoding calcium homeostasis endoplasmic reticulum protein isoform X3, whose product is MDVQPPRDASLRNIIDKLAEFVARNGPEFEAITKQKQQNNPKFEFLYGGEFASYYQFRVAAEQTLLKQQGINQQLPPGGQPGHYMQQPPPMQQSQPPGHYAPPNQQPQHPPENAQDSMQQQSQHQWPPNSGNGGPPGMQQANGNAMAMNLTSQLDGIKMQQKTLREQIKQSEANLSAQHTALMNQKTKQIEEAIAAAQTTQQEQMAGEQGIVLRDFDGVLQPIIESCTKDSISAGLWSMVQRFSKNCILYI